In Zea mays cultivar B73 chromosome 7, Zm-B73-REFERENCE-NAM-5.0, whole genome shotgun sequence, the following proteins share a genomic window:
- the LOC100193299 gene encoding ML domain protein precursor, which translates to MVSKQTRRLLVLAAVAVCLHLPAASVATDVDYCSKKEYPVKVSGVQIVPDPVEPGKPATFKISASTDKTIEKGKLVIDVKYFFFYVHSETREICGEISCPATGDFVLSHEQTLPGFTPPGSYTIYMKMVGDDDEELSCISFGFSIGFVASS; encoded by the exons ATGGtgagcaagcagacccgccgcctcCTCGTCCTTGCCGCCGTCGCCGTATGCCTCCACCTCCCCGCCGCCTCTGTCGCCACCGACGTCGATTACTGCA GTAAAAAGGAGTACCCGGTGAAGGTGAGCGGGGTGCAGATCGTGCCCGATCCGGTCGAGCCCGGCAAGCCCGCCACTTTCAAGATCTCCGCTTCTACTG ATAAAACCATCGAGAAGGGGAAGCTGGTGATCGACGTCAAGTACTTCTTCTTCTACGTGCACTCGGAGACGCGCGAAATCTGCGGAGAGATCTCCTGTCCGGCGACCGGCGACTTCGTGCTGTCCCACGAGCAGACGTTGCCAGGGTTCACTCCACCG GGGTCGTACACGATCTACATGAAGATGGTCGGGGACGACGACGAGGAGCTCAGCTGCATCTCGTTCGGCTTCAGCATTGGGTTCGTCGCCTCCAGCTGA